From the Pyrenophora tritici-repentis strain M4 chromosome 5, whole genome shotgun sequence genome, the window GCACGGCTCGAGGCGCTGGTGCAACAAAAAAGCGGATTATCAAAGGGCAGACGATGAGCGTCCGCGGAGCACGATATCGCAGCCTGATGGGCTGGTTTGGCCACATATTCTGCACTCCCGAAGTGGCCTTGCAGCCGTTGTGCGCTAGCCCGTGCTCTCCACCTTCCGCATCACGTGTTCCCGGAGCGAATAAAGCCACAGTGCATCAGGCTGGGGAAAACCGGCTCTAGCGTTCCGCCAACCACGCCTCATCACCTCGGCTCCGTGTGCACTGCTATGACTGCCCTCAATCAATGTGTGGAGACCCTGGGGAAGCGCTTGTCAGACCTACGTTCTCGGTCTCTGGAGAATGTGAGCTTAGAATAAGGGGTTAGAGGCAGGTTAATCTATTCAACCGTAGCTTGCGACTCGGACAGCTGATCATGGTCTTCGAGAAGGACAGCAGAATCATCAACCTGTCGGGGCCGCGCCGGTAGAAAGGCCACTGAAAGCTTGTGCGTTTGAACCATGCCAGCTATCCCAGGCTGATGGGCCCTGGAGCAATGTATTTCTGCACTGATCGTCCAAACTTGGCCAGGGCCCAACAAACCCCCATCACGGAATGAGGTTTGTAGAGACAGCCTCAATTGCTTGTTGTCTGCGGCTGTTCGTCCCGCTCGCCGGGGTCGACATGTCGATCCATTCACGGTCAGGACGCTTCTTGTGGCCTGGGCACGGCACCTCAGAGACCACCTCTTCGGGCGCTTTGCCGCCCACCCTGCCCCATGCAGTCGTTCATCCGCGCAAAGTACCGTGCGACTCTACAGACGCATTTACCCGGTCCGCTAGACCGCACTTCTAGAGCCAAGGTCCTATGCGAGATAGTATCTCGCACGCCAGGATACATATATATGAAGCGCCAGCATTGTCAGTCGATCCAGGCGCAGCTCCAACCAGCCCAACCCGACAAGTCAGCAACTTATATATCCTGCTGCCCAGGACAGTGTTTGGTTGTGTTTCAAACCCAACCTCACTACACTCATTCCCTCGTTCTTCGATTCACGAACAGTCTTTGGACTAAGAGTTGGAAGTCATGGGTTTCATCGACAAGTTCACGCCCAAGATGGGTGCCGTTGCTAAGAGCAGGGCCGATGTTGAGGCTGCTCAAGCCGAGGCTCCTCATCTGAAGAGGGTCAACTGGAGCCAAGATGCTGGTCTACGGAAGCTCTACTTCTATGCCTTCTTCATCTGTATCGCTTCTGCGACCACAGGTTACGACGGGTAAGCACACGCACGGACTTTGTTGAAACAACAAAGCACTGACTCGCTACAGTTCCATGTTGAACAACCTCCGTATCCTCCCAATCTGGACTACCTACTTCAACGATCCCAAGGAAGGCACCCTTGGTCTCCTGACTGCGCTCTACTCTATCGGTTCAATCGCTTCACTCCCTGTCGCTCCCTTCATTGCTGATCACTTTGGACGCCGATCATGCATTACTGCTGGATGTGTCATTATGATTGTCGCTGCCGCTATTCAAGGTGCAGCCAAGAACCTTGACTACTTCATGGGTGGACGTTTCCTTATGGGTTTCGGAAACTCGCTGGCTCAACTCTCTTCGCCTCTGCTCCTCACCGAGCTTTGCCACCCCCAGCACCGTGCTCGTGTTACCGCTGTTTACAACTGCTTGTGGAACGTCGGTGCTATCATCTGCACATGGTTGACTTTCGGAACTAAGCGCATCGACAACGAGTGGTGCTGGCGCATTCCAGCCCTTTCCCAGGCTGCCCCTTCCATCATCCAACTGGCTGCTATCTGGTTCATTCCCGAGTCTCCACGTTGGTTGATTGCCAAGGACAGGAACGACGAGGCTCTCCACATCTTGGCCAAGTACCATGCCAACGGCGATGCCGACAACGCTACCGTTCAGTTCGAGTTTGCCGAGATTAAGGAGACTCTCCGCCTTGAGTTCCAGTACCAGAAGACATCTTCTTACCTTGACTT encodes:
- a CDS encoding ProP, Permease major facilitator superfamily — encoded protein: MGFIDKFTPKMGAVAKSRADVEAAQAEAPHLKRVNWSQDAGLRKLYFYAFFICIASATTGYDGSMLNNLRILPIWTTYFNDPKEGTLGLLTALYSIGSIASLPVAPFIADHFGRRSCITAGCVIMIVAAAIQGAAKNLDYFMGGRFLMGFGNSLAQLSSPLLLTELCHPQHRARVTAVYNCLWNVGAIICTWLTFGTKRIDNEWCWRIPALSQAAPSIIQLAAIWFIPESPRWLIAKDRNDEALHILAKYHANGDADNATVQFEFAEIKETLRLEFQYQKTSSYLDFLKTKGNRYRLMLLASLGLFSQWSGNGLVSYYATDVYNSIGITDSDTQLGINGGLNILSLIVSVSCALLVDRVGRRPLFISATASMCVTFIVWTIASSQQEKTKSKAAGQAVIAMIWIFSVAYALAWSGLLVAYTVEILPFKIRAKGLTIMNLFIQIALTINQYVNPYGFEYLHPTWKFYTIYSCWIFLELVFVTVFYVETRGPTLEEVAKIFDGDEAEVGHVDLEQIEKQVVTTGYEKDDNVRIEQIRTSS